One Salminus brasiliensis chromosome 5, fSalBra1.hap2, whole genome shotgun sequence DNA segment encodes these proteins:
- the fbxo45 gene encoding F-box/SPRY domain-containing protein 1: MSGVAGAGAAAAAPGCGPVGFASGCSGSGFAARLPSRVLEHIFSYLDLPDLTRCSLVCWHWNNCLADENSEVWRSLCSRVLSEEALRSDILCNLPSYKGKLKSFQHALSSHDCSRNVYVKKNGFTLHRNPIAQSTDGARGKIGFTEGRHAWEIWWEGPLGTVAVIGIATKRAPMQCQGYVALLGSDDQSWGWNLVDNNLLHNGEVNGNFPQCNNAPKYQIGERIRVILDMDDKTLAFERGFEFLGVAFRGLPKTCLFPAVSAVYGNTEVTMVYLGKPLDG; this comes from the exons ATGTCCGGCGTGGCTGGCGCTGGCGCTGCCGCGGCCGCCCCTGGCTGCGGTCCGGTCGGGTTCGCCTCGGGCTGCTCGGGCTCGGGCTTCGCGGCCAGGCTGCCCAGCCGCGTCCTGGAGCACATCTTCTCCTATCTAGACCTGCCGGACCTCACCAGGTGCTCGCTGGTTTGCTGGCACTGGAACAACTGCCTCGCCGACGAAAACAGCGAGGTGTGGCGGAGCCTGTGCTCCCGGGTGCTCAGCGAAGAGGCTCTGCGGTCAGACATCCTCTGCAACCTGCCAAGTTACAAAGGAAAG CTGAAGTCATTCCAGCATGCTCTAAGCTCCCATGACTGCTCAAGAAATGTGTATGTGAAGAAAAACGGTTTCACCCTCCATCGCAACCCTATTGCTCAAAGCACAGATGGCGCTCGCGGTAAGATTGGCTTCACGGAGGGGAGGCATGCCTGGGAGATCTGGTGGGAAGGTCCACTTGGGACCGTGGCAGTCATTGGCATTGCCACCAAGAGGGCACCCATGCAGTGCCAAGGCTATGTAGCGCTGCTGGGCAGCGATGACCAAAGCTGGGGGTGGAATCTGGTGGATAATAACTTGCTTCACAACGGTGAGGTCAACGGCAACTTCCCTCAATGCAACAATGCACCCAAATACCAG ATTGGGGAGAGAATACGTGTGATCCTGGACATGGACGATAAGACGCTGGCATTTGAGCGAGGTTTTGAATTTCTAGGTGTGGCATTCAGGGGGCTGCCCAAGACATGCCTCTTCCCAGCAGTTTCAGCTGTGTACGGTAACACAGAGGTCACTATGGTCTACCTGGGAAAACCTTTGGACGGCTGA